One window of the Anopheles cruzii chromosome 2, idAnoCruzAS_RS32_06, whole genome shotgun sequence genome contains the following:
- the LOC128268695 gene encoding sphingosine kinase 2-like produces the protein MMMEPAHKPMMNLGELIHSSLRVDETLDEDLRSKTEAFAVSNGGGEDQRQLQQPTVYLTETFYISSKKNTVFEVRLTDKGLCLKKQSNGSTKEQTIPLKDIIGCRCLRSKRRTRGSSSCTCASISNSGALKVVEENSGEQDETDVSAYLYIYAYILKRNRRGGFRERTTITLRFRSFDRYEDNNREAQKWRAAIKCLIAGEPALQKHTYQPRDTRKMLVILNPKSGSGKAREMFQQRVAPVFAEAEILYDLHITKKCNWAREFVRLRDIYLWRGIVVVGGDGIFFEVLNGLFEREDWQTAIEELPIGIIPCGSGNGLAKTVSFLYEEPFETKPVLASALMVVKGRHSMLDVVRVETRSNIMFSFLSVGWGLISDIDIESERLRAIGGQRFTVWSVHRLISLRTYHGKVSYIPALASQTNGTTMAGSHMNGPTSQRSGAIGTLKHSVSYNTTLNCRDCRGGTDTSSCDACDTNFSDVLSLETGMNLDSFRPRIDSWYSATSRKSTYFSTVDSVYESDKASNDGSIGQQVGPNGTGPFVQMYGPPSRLPALTAAIPDTWTTLTGEFVMVHAAYQTHLSTDCYFATQSHLNDGIIWLLIIRGGVSRSQLLSFLLGLSSGTHVPLQANDYIQMVPVTAFRIEPNGTNGHMTVDGENVECGPIQGEVFPSLAKVMVPK, from the exons atgatgatggaacCCGCTCACAAGCCGATGATGAACCTTGGTGAATTGATTCACTCTTCGCTGAGGGTCGATGAAACCTTGGACGAAGATCTGCGATCGAAAACGGAAGCATTCGCAGTCAGCAACGGTGGAGGTGAAGATCAACGGCAACTCCAGCAACCGACGGTTTATCTCACCGAAACGTTCTACATCAGTTCGAAGAAAAATACCGTCTTCGAGGTGCGGCTCACCGACAAGGGGCTCTGTTTgaagaaacaatcgaacgggTCGACCAAGGAGCAGACCATCCCGCTGAAGGACATCATCGGTTGTCGCTGTTTGCGCAGCAAGCGACGTACGCGGGGCAGCTCCTCGTGTACGTGTGCCTCCATCTCGAACTCGGGTGCCCTCAAGGTGGTCGAGGAGAACTCGGGTGAGCAGGATGAGACGGACGTGAGCGCATATCTGTACATTTACGCGTACATCCTGAAGCGCAACCGGCGCGGCGGGTTCCGCGAGCGTACCACCATCACCCTGCGcttccgttcgttcgatcgCTACGAGGACAACAACCGCGAAGCGCAAAAGTGGCGCGCCGCCATCAAGTGTCTGATCGCCGGTGAACCGGCGTTGCAGAAACACACATATCAACCACGCGATACGCGCAAAATGCTCGTCATACTGAACCCAAAGTCCGGCTCGGGCAAGGCGCGGGAAATGTTTCAGCAGCGCGTGGCACCGGTCTTTGCCGAAGCCGAAATCCTCTACGATCTGCACATCACAAAGAAGTGCAACTGGGCGCGCGAGTTTGTCCGCCTGCGGGACATCTACCTCTGGCGggggatcgtcgtcgtcggtggcgatggcaTCTTCTTCGAGGTACTGAACGGACTGTTCGAGCGGGAGGACTGGCAAACGGCCATCGAGGAGTTACCGATCGGCATCATTCCTTGCGGGTCCGGCAATGGATTGGCGAAAACGGTGTCCTTTTTATATGA AGAGCCTTTTGAAACGAAACCCGTACTGGCATCAGCTTTAATGGTAGTTAAGGGAAGACATTCCATGTTAGACGTAGTTAGAGTCGAGACCCGCTCCAAT ATAATGTTCTCTTTCCTGTCCGTGGGCTGGGGCCTCATATCAGATATCGACATTGAGAGCGAACGGTTACGTGCCATCGGAGGTCAAAGGTTTACCGTGTGGTCGGTCCACCGATTGATCAGCTTACGGACGTACCATGGGAAAGTATCCTACATTCCGGCGCTGGCTAGCCAAACCAATGGAACCACGATGGCTGGCAGCCATATGAATGGGCCGACGAGCCAGCGATCGGGTGCGATCGGAACACTAAAGCACAGCGTTAGCTACAACACCACGTTGAACTGCCGCGACTGTCGTGGGGGAACCGACACAAGTAGCTGCGATGCCTGTGATACGAACTTTAGTGACGTGCTTTCACTGGAGACGGGAATGAATCTGGATTCGTTTCGTCCCCGCATCGACAGCTGGTACTCGGCAACGTCGCGCAAAAGCACCTACTTCTCCACGGTCGACAGCGTGTACGAGAGTGATAAGGCTTCCAACGATGGCAGTATCGGACAGCAGGTTGGCCCCAACGGTACCGGGCCGTTCGTACAAATGTATGGTCCACCGTCGCGGTTGCCCGCGCTAACGGCTGCTATACCCGACACGTGGACCACCTTGACGGGCGAGTTCGTGATGGTGCACGCCGCATACCAGACACACCTCAGCACGGATTGCTACTTTGCCACGCAGTCGCATCTCAACGATGGCATTATATGGTTGCTGATCATTCGGGGAGGAGTTTCTCGATCGCAGCTCCTATCGTTTCTGCTCGGGCTGAGCAGCGGGACGCACGTTCCGCTGCAAGCGAACGATTACATCCAGATGGTTCCGGTAACTGCCTTTCGCATCGAACCAAACGGCACCAATGGTCACATGACGGTGGACGGGGAAAACGTGGAGTGTGGCCCAATCCAGGGTGAAGTGTTCCCCAGCCTAGCAAAAGTTATGGTGCCCAAGTAG